ATGAGCAAAACTGCGGAATCGGTTTGGAACAATTGTTTGGCTTTTATCGAAGATAACATCACTTCGCAGGCTTTTAAAACTTGGTTCGAGCCAATTAAAGCGGTTAAGCTAACGGACAATGCCCTGAGCATTCAAGTGCCAAGCAAGTTTTTTTACGAATGGCTTGAAGAACACTATGTTAAAATCTTAAAAGTAGCACTTACTAAAGAATTAGGTTCCACTGCCAAATTGGTGTACATTATTAGAATGGAAAACACCTATGGCAACAAACAACCCTTTACTGAAAAAATACCGAGTGCCAACCGAAGTAACCTACAATCGCAAGAAATAGATGTACCGGTAAAGAACAAAAGCCCAGAGCTTAAAAATCCATTTGTTATTCCCGGTATTCGCAATGTAAAAATCGAATCGCAACTCAATCCAAATTATAATTTTGAAAGTTTTCTGGAAGGCGAATCTAACCGTTTGGCCCGCTCGGCCGGACTGGCTGTTGCCAACAAACCTGGCGGAACTTCATTTAACCCTTTACTTATTTTTGGAGGCGTTGGATTAGGAAAAACCCATTTGGGGCACGCGATTGGAGTAGATATAAAAGATAAATATCCCGAAAAAACCGTACTCTATATTTCTGCTGAAAAGTTTACGCAACAATATATTGAATCGGTTAAAAAGAACAACCGTAACGATTTTATTCACTTCTATCAAATTATAGATGTGTTGATTGTGGACGATATACAATTGCTTTCTGGAAAAGCAGGCACACAGGATGTTTTCTTTCATATTTTCAATCACTTACACCAAAATGGCAAGCAAGTTATATTAACCAGCGACAAAGCTCCCGTTGATATGATTGACATAGAGCAACGTCTGCTCTCGCGTTTTAAATGGGGACTTTCAGCCGAATTAAACCACCCAGATTACGATACCCGGGTTGCCATTATAAAAAACAAACTGTATCGCGACGGGGTAGAAATGCCCGATGATATTATAGAGTTTTTGGCCAATAATATAAAGACCAATATTCGCGAACTGGAAGGCGCCATAATTTCGTTGATTGCCCACTCCTCCTTTAACAAAAAGGAAATTACAATAGAACTCGCCCGAAAAATAGTAGATAACTATGTAAAACACACCAAACGCGAAGTTTCTATAGACTACATTCAAAAAGTAGTGAGTGATTATTTCCAAATGGATGTAGATACACTGCAATCAAAAACACGAAAAAGACACATTGTACAAGCCCGACAATTGGCCATGTTTTTTGCGAAGAAATTTACAAAAGCCTCCCTTGCCTCCATTGGTTCGCAAATTGGGCAACGTGATCACGCTACGGTTCTACACGCTTGTAAAACGGTTGATAACCTCTCAAGTACCGATAAGCAATTTCGAAAATACGTAGAAGATTTAAGTAAAAAATTGACACTTTAATTATAGTTGAATTGCTCCGCTCCTCCGATGAGCGTGCACTCAGGTTTACGATTCAATTTTTTCTATAAATTTTTAAATTATACTAACTTCTAAACTACAATTCAGTTTTGAAAAAACACAAAATCCTTATGGTCTGTCTTGGCAATATTTGCCGATCGCCCTTGGCCGAGGGAATTTTAAAGTCGAAGATAGACACTTCAAAAGTACACGTAGATTCTGCCGGAACAGGACATTGGCACGTGGGCGATACGCCAGATAAAAGAAGTATTGCGGTAGGAAAAAAATACAATATTGATATTACCCAACAACGCGGAAGACAATTTAATGTAAAGGATTTTGATGAATTCGATTTAATTTACGTTATGGACAACAGCAATAAAGATGATGTTTTGGCCCTTGCTAAAACCGACGCGCATCGCCAAAAGGTAAAATTGATTCTCGATGAAATCTTCCCCGACGAAAATGTAGATGTTCCCGACCCATATTTTGGCGGAGATTCCGGATTTGAAAATGTGTATAAAATGCTCGATGAAGCTTGCACGCAAATTGCCCAAAGGTTTTAATACTATTTACGGCTGATTTTCTTATATTTAATACATCACTAAAAAAATTAGCTATGAAAAACACACTACTCTCCCTACTCTTTTTTATAATTTCAGCATCGGTTTTTTCTCAAGATGTAAGCATAGAATTGTTTAAAGACAACTTTAATCAACCTTTGAGCTTACAGCATGCCAACGACGACCGTTTATTTGTTGTTGAAAAAGGTGGGCAGATAAAAGTAATTCAGGGCGATGGCACCATAAATAGCACACCATTTTTAAACATTTCGGCCCAAATATCAACAAATAGCGAGCGTGGCTTGCTTGGCATGGCTTTTCATCCAGAATATGCTAATAACGGTTATTTTTATGTGAATTACACCGATATAAGCGGCAACACACAAATTTCAAGATTTACGGTAGATAGCACAAATCCCGATTTGGCAGATCCAGCTTCAGAATTACCAATTCTTGACTATTCCCAGCCGGCTCCAAACCACAACGGCGGTAATTTGGCTTTCGGACCTGATGGGTATTTGTATATTGCTTCCGGAGATGGCGGCAGTAGTGGCGATCCTGACAACCGAGGACAGAATTTAGGTTCTCTTTTAGGAAAAATCCTGCGCATTGATATTGATAATCCCAGCGGCGGTAACAACTACGGAATTCCAGCGAGCAATCCGTTTGTGGGAAATCCGGATGCGCTTGATGAAATTTGGGCATACGGTTTACGTAATCCGTGGCGATTTTCGTTTGATTTTGTCGCGAATAATCTATGGATTGCAGATGTAGGCCAAACAAGCCGCGAAGAAATAAACAGAGTTAATGTTACCGAAGCAGGCATAAATTACGGATGGAGATGCTATGAAGGCACCCAGCCCTTTAACACACAAAATTGCCCGCCACAGTCTGAATTAACCTTTCCATTAGCAGAATATACCCATAGTAGCGGCAATTGTTCCATTTCGGGAGGATATGTTTACAGAGGCTCCATTTATACAGATATTTCTGGACTTTACTTTTTCGCAGACTTTTGTAGTGGGCTTATTGGAACTGTGGACAATGCCGGAACTTTAGTAGAACACGGCACTTTTACTGGAAGTTGGGTTTCTTTTGGTGAAGATGTTAATAACGAACTTTATATAATAGATCTTGGCGGCTCCATTTATAAAGTTAAAGGAGGCGAAATTGCCAATACTGAAGCCTTTTTAATGGAAAATAGTTTGCATATGCTTCCAAATCCCGCTTCAGAAAATGTTTCTTTTCATTTAAAGGATGGCGTTCTCAAAACTATTTCACTTTTTAATATTGAAGGGCGTTTAGTTCTTTCGGAAGAAAATATTTTAAGTAG
This region of Aequorivita marisscotiae genomic DNA includes:
- the dnaA gene encoding chromosomal replication initiator protein DnaA, translated to MSKTAESVWNNCLAFIEDNITSQAFKTWFEPIKAVKLTDNALSIQVPSKFFYEWLEEHYVKILKVALTKELGSTAKLVYIIRMENTYGNKQPFTEKIPSANRSNLQSQEIDVPVKNKSPELKNPFVIPGIRNVKIESQLNPNYNFESFLEGESNRLARSAGLAVANKPGGTSFNPLLIFGGVGLGKTHLGHAIGVDIKDKYPEKTVLYISAEKFTQQYIESVKKNNRNDFIHFYQIIDVLIVDDIQLLSGKAGTQDVFFHIFNHLHQNGKQVILTSDKAPVDMIDIEQRLLSRFKWGLSAELNHPDYDTRVAIIKNKLYRDGVEMPDDIIEFLANNIKTNIRELEGAIISLIAHSSFNKKEITIELARKIVDNYVKHTKREVSIDYIQKVVSDYFQMDVDTLQSKTRKRHIVQARQLAMFFAKKFTKASLASIGSQIGQRDHATVLHACKTVDNLSSTDKQFRKYVEDLSKKLTL
- a CDS encoding low molecular weight protein-tyrosine-phosphatase yields the protein MVCLGNICRSPLAEGILKSKIDTSKVHVDSAGTGHWHVGDTPDKRSIAVGKKYNIDITQQRGRQFNVKDFDEFDLIYVMDNSNKDDVLALAKTDAHRQKVKLILDEIFPDENVDVPDPYFGGDSGFENVYKMLDEACTQIAQRF
- a CDS encoding PQQ-dependent sugar dehydrogenase, coding for MKNTLLSLLFFIISASVFSQDVSIELFKDNFNQPLSLQHANDDRLFVVEKGGQIKVIQGDGTINSTPFLNISAQISTNSERGLLGMAFHPEYANNGYFYVNYTDISGNTQISRFTVDSTNPDLADPASELPILDYSQPAPNHNGGNLAFGPDGYLYIASGDGGSSGDPDNRGQNLGSLLGKILRIDIDNPSGGNNYGIPASNPFVGNPDALDEIWAYGLRNPWRFSFDFVANNLWIADVGQTSREEINRVNVTEAGINYGWRCYEGTQPFNTQNCPPQSELTFPLAEYTHSSGNCSISGGYVYRGSIYTDISGLYFFADFCSGLIGTVDNAGTLVEHGTFTGSWVSFGEDVNNELYIIDLGGSIYKVKGGEIANTEAFLMENSLHMLPNPASENVSFHLKDGVLKTISLFNIEGRLVLSEENILSSEKVISISNLETGIYFAKIISAKEQTTVKKLIIQ